In one Winogradskyella sp. MH6 genomic region, the following are encoded:
- a CDS encoding 1,4-dihydroxy-2-naphthoyl-CoA synthase, giving the protein MSHIDWKVAKSYEDITYHKCNGVARIAFNRPDVRNAFRPKTTSELYDAFYDANEDVNIGVVLLSAEGPSSKDGIWSFCSGGDQKARGHQGYVGDDGYHRLNILEVQRLIRFMPKAVIAVVPGWAVGGGHSLHVVCDLTLASKEHAIFKQTDADVTSFDGGYGSAYLAKMVGQKKAREIFFLGRNYSAQEAFEMGMVNAVIPHQELESTAYEWAQEILAKSPTSIKMLKFAMNLTDDGMVGQQVFAGEATRLAYMTDEAKEGRDAFLEKRKPNFPKKWIP; this is encoded by the coding sequence ATGAGCCATATAGATTGGAAAGTTGCCAAATCTTATGAAGATATTACCTATCATAAATGCAATGGTGTAGCAAGAATAGCCTTTAATCGTCCAGATGTCAGAAATGCGTTTCGTCCAAAGACAACTTCAGAACTTTATGATGCATTTTATGATGCTAATGAAGATGTAAACATAGGTGTTGTATTGTTAAGTGCCGAAGGACCTTCGTCAAAAGATGGTATTTGGAGTTTTTGCTCTGGAGGAGACCAAAAAGCCAGAGGTCATCAAGGTTATGTAGGTGATGATGGTTACCATCGATTAAATATTTTAGAAGTTCAACGCCTCATACGTTTTATGCCTAAGGCTGTTATTGCTGTAGTACCAGGTTGGGCTGTTGGTGGTGGTCACAGCTTACATGTTGTATGCGATTTAACACTTGCTAGTAAAGAACATGCTATTTTTAAGCAAACAGATGCTGATGTTACTAGTTTTGATGGTGGATATGGTTCTGCATATTTAGCAAAAATGGTAGGTCAGAAAAAAGCGCGAGAAATATTCTTCTTAGGGCGAAATTATTCTGCTCAAGAAGCTTTTGAAATGGGTATGGTTAATGCAGTTATTCCACACCAAGAGTTAGAAAGTACAGCTTACGAATGGGCTCAAGAAATACTGGCAAAATCACCAACATCTATAAAAATGTTGAAGTTTGCAATGAATCTTACAGACGATGGTATGGTTGGGCAACAAGTATTTGCAGGAGAAGCTACACGCTTAGCATACATGACAGATGAAGCAAAAGAAGGTCGTGATGCATTTTTAGAAAAAAGAAAACCTAACTTTCCAAAAAAGTGGATTCCTTAA
- a CDS encoding PaaI family thioesterase — MQLSKEMILAKANEVSKNTLMETLDIEMVDYGEDFLVARMPVTPKVHQPDGVLHGGATAALAESVGSFASHIFTDLEQYFVRGLEITANHLKSVKEGYVYAKATFLHKGRTTQLLDIRVTDEHDNLISVCRLSTISLPLKK; from the coding sequence ATGCAATTATCTAAGGAAATGATTTTGGCTAAGGCCAACGAAGTCTCAAAAAATACTTTAATGGAAACTTTAGATATAGAGATGGTAGACTATGGCGAGGATTTTTTGGTTGCCAGAATGCCTGTAACACCAAAGGTGCATCAACCAGATGGTGTGTTGCATGGTGGCGCAACAGCAGCTTTGGCAGAGAGCGTTGGTAGTTTTGCATCTCATATTTTTACAGATTTAGAACAGTATTTTGTGAGAGGTTTAGAGATTACAGCTAATCATTTAAAGAGTGTAAAAGAAGGCTATGTGTACGCTAAAGCCACTTTTTTGCATAAGGGTCGTACCACGCAATTGCTAGATATTAGAGTAACGGACGAGCATGATAATTTAATCTCAGTTTGTCGATTATCTACCATTTCATTACCGCTTAAAAAGTAA
- a CDS encoding CvfB family protein, translated as MIHLGEYNTLEILRDTEPGLFLGDGEDGEVLLPNRYVPEAFEIGDKLEVFVYLDNEERPVATTDKPFIKKGDFALLRCNQVTKFGAFLDWGLVKELFCPFKEQAFKMKAGGWYLVYCYLDEETERLVASSKTNRFLDNKELTVKQFDEVDLIVSHPSEIGMNVIVNKKHLGLVFKDEIYKDISVGDRLKGIVKKVRHDNKLDISLSQIGYRNIEPNAEHILNELKDNSGFLPLHDKSSPEDIKDQLQMSKKAFKKAIGSLYKDRLITIEEKGIRLV; from the coding sequence ATGATACATTTAGGAGAATACAATACATTAGAAATACTAAGAGATACTGAACCAGGATTATTTTTGGGTGATGGAGAAGATGGTGAAGTTTTATTACCAAATAGATATGTGCCAGAAGCATTTGAAATAGGTGATAAGCTAGAGGTTTTTGTGTATTTAGATAATGAAGAACGACCAGTAGCAACTACAGACAAACCATTTATTAAAAAAGGTGATTTTGCATTATTGCGTTGTAACCAGGTTACCAAGTTTGGTGCTTTCTTAGATTGGGGTTTGGTAAAAGAATTGTTTTGCCCATTTAAAGAACAGGCTTTTAAAATGAAAGCTGGTGGCTGGTATTTAGTGTATTGTTATTTGGATGAAGAGACAGAGCGTTTAGTAGCATCTAGCAAAACCAATCGTTTTTTAGATAATAAAGAACTTACTGTTAAGCAGTTTGATGAGGTAGATTTAATAGTATCACATCCTTCAGAAATAGGTATGAATGTTATTGTTAATAAAAAGCACTTAGGCTTAGTATTTAAAGATGAAATTTATAAAGACATAAGTGTAGGTGATAGACTGAAGGGAATCGTTAAAAAAGTACGACATGATAATAAGTTAGACATATCTCTTAGTCAAATAGGTTACAGAAACATCGAACCAAATGCAGAGCATATACTTAACGAGTTAAAAGATAATAGTGGCTTTTTACCTCTGCATGATAAATCTAGCCCAGAAGATATAAAGGATCAACTGCAGATGAGTAAAAAAGCATTTAAAAAAGCAATTGGCTCTCTTTACAAAGACAGATTAATAACAATAGAAGAAAAAGGTATTAGGTTAGTTTAA
- a CDS encoding chorismate-binding protein yields the protein MTQDSFFETLEQQYKNQLPFVVYSRAINSVIKCWLQNDAALHTTSDFSESGFVFAPFDLNNKSILLPERDCEHLTLEISNLDLDEDFKTSSIESKGEVAHIKLVTKGVDTIKNGDLEKVVLSRKVEKDLENENPFTIFKRLFNTYKNAMVYCWYHPKVGLWLGATPELLFKVEGKQLTTISLAGTQPYETDAEVTWTSKEYKEQQIVTDYITKQIEPYTITINVSEVETVRAGNLLHLKTYIHSRIKRESSLKSIIKALHPTPAVCGFPKETSKQFILKNENYNREFYTGFLGELNLKTSKTRNTNRRNVENNAYAVVRTHSNFYVNLRCMQLKGHRAMIYVGGGITKDSIPQKEWEETVNKTKTIANVLS from the coding sequence ATGACCCAAGATTCTTTTTTTGAAACTTTAGAGCAGCAGTATAAAAATCAATTACCTTTTGTAGTTTATAGTAGAGCCATTAATTCTGTAATTAAATGTTGGCTGCAAAATGATGCTGCTTTGCATACAACTTCAGATTTTTCAGAAAGTGGTTTTGTGTTTGCTCCTTTCGACTTAAATAATAAAAGTATACTACTACCTGAAAGAGATTGTGAGCATCTTACTTTGGAAATCTCTAATCTAGATTTAGATGAAGACTTTAAAACTTCATCTATAGAAAGTAAAGGTGAAGTAGCTCATATAAAGCTTGTTACCAAAGGTGTTGATACGATTAAGAATGGAGATCTAGAGAAAGTTGTTCTATCTCGAAAGGTTGAAAAAGACTTAGAAAACGAAAATCCATTTACAATTTTCAAAAGACTTTTCAATACCTACAAAAATGCGATGGTGTACTGTTGGTATCATCCAAAAGTTGGATTGTGGCTAGGAGCAACACCAGAATTATTATTCAAGGTTGAAGGGAAACAATTGACCACAATTTCTTTAGCCGGAACTCAGCCTTATGAAACAGACGCTGAGGTAACTTGGACTAGCAAAGAATACAAGGAGCAACAAATTGTAACTGACTATATCACCAAACAGATAGAACCTTACACGATTACTATAAATGTTTCTGAAGTTGAAACTGTAAGAGCTGGAAATCTCTTGCATCTAAAGACTTATATTCATAGTCGAATAAAACGTGAGAGTAGCTTAAAATCTATTATTAAAGCCTTGCATCCAACACCAGCAGTTTGTGGTTTTCCAAAAGAAACATCCAAACAGTTTATTCTTAAAAATGAAAATTACAATCGAGAATTTTATACAGGATTTTTAGGTGAACTGAATTTGAAAACTTCCAAAACCAGAAATACTAACCGACGAAATGTTGAGAACAATGCGTATGCTGTAGTAAGAACACATTCTAATTTTTATGTTAACCTGCGCTGTATGCAACTAAAAGGTCATAGAGCAATGATATATGTTGGTGGAGGTATCACAAAGGATTCCATACCACAAAAGGAATGGGAGGAAACGGTAAACAAAACCAAAACTATTGCTAACGTTTTAAGTTAA
- a CDS encoding winged helix-turn-helix domain-containing protein — MKKHCRFNLLLVVAIVLTSCASKMQETNSDTVKVAVRAVGHELLLLQNDSTSLVLPIEEIDTGTYKLQFQNELSIEPGFLVDAITRNFKTAELPSNYIIEVVQCSDDQIAYSYQMKRKKDSEIVPCGSRVLPKSCYLLLVKFQNNDETIVSFWIPIALLLILILIVLFILKRRTVLKPKEHNDDRIKLGGFIFYPEQHKLVKQAVEISLSKKECEILEIFSEKPNEIISREELTKRIWEDNGVVVGRSLDTYISKLRKKLQDDPNIKLTNVHGIGYKLEVS; from the coding sequence ATGAAAAAACACTGTCGCTTTAATCTATTATTAGTAGTTGCAATTGTGCTAACCTCTTGTGCTTCTAAAATGCAAGAGACTAATTCTGATACAGTAAAAGTAGCTGTTAGAGCTGTCGGTCATGAGCTACTATTGTTACAAAATGATTCTACTTCTTTGGTTTTACCTATTGAAGAAATTGACACAGGGACTTATAAACTTCAATTTCAAAATGAATTGTCTATTGAGCCTGGATTTTTAGTAGATGCTATAACTCGAAACTTTAAAACTGCTGAGTTACCTTCAAATTACATTATTGAAGTTGTACAGTGTAGCGATGACCAAATTGCTTATAGCTATCAAATGAAGCGCAAAAAGGATAGTGAAATTGTTCCTTGTGGCAGTCGGGTTTTACCAAAATCGTGTTATTTACTATTGGTGAAATTTCAAAATAATGATGAAACTATTGTATCGTTTTGGATTCCTATTGCTTTACTACTCATTTTAATTTTGATAGTTCTATTCATTTTAAAACGAAGAACCGTTTTAAAACCTAAAGAACACAACGATGACAGAATAAAGTTAGGAGGTTTTATTTTTTACCCAGAACAGCATAAGCTCGTAAAACAAGCCGTGGAAATAAGTCTCTCTAAAAAAGAATGTGAAATCCTTGAAATCTTCTCTGAAAAGCCTAATGAAATTATCTCCAGAGAAGAACTCACAAAACGTATTTGGGAAGATAATGGTGTTGTGGTAGGTAGAAGCTTAGATACTTACATCTCTAAACTTCGTAAAAAACTACAAGACGACCCTAATATTAAGCTAACCAACGTACATGGTATTGGGTATAAGTTGGAAGTATCCTAG
- a CDS encoding DUF2853 family protein has product MSKRDELIAKYAADLKDKCGVNPDMDLLTKVTVGLGPSIYNADSSTVSGSDESELATVKNNYLIKKLGLSESDDLDGAIASVMETYGQSNRNKYRAVVYYLLCTHFNKASVY; this is encoded by the coding sequence ATGAGTAAAAGAGACGAATTAATTGCGAAATACGCAGCTGATTTAAAAGACAAATGTGGTGTGAATCCAGATATGGATTTATTAACTAAAGTTACTGTAGGTTTAGGACCTTCAATTTACAATGCAGATTCTTCAACTGTTTCTGGTTCTGACGAAAGCGAATTAGCAACTGTAAAGAACAATTACTTAATTAAGAAATTAGGTCTAAGTGAAAGCGATGATTTAGATGGAGCTATTGCTTCTGTAATGGAGACATATGGTCAATCAAATAGAAATAAATACAGAGCTGTAGTATATTATTTATTATGTACTCATTTTAACAAAGCTTCTGTTTACTAA
- the menD gene encoding 2-succinyl-5-enolpyruvyl-6-hydroxy-3-cyclohexene-1-carboxylic-acid synthase, producing MKYSKIPLSQTVVTLCKTHNVKHIIISPGSRNAPLTIGFTHDEFFNCYSIVDERCAAFFALGIAQQLQEPVALVCTSGSALLNYYPAISEAYYSNIPLLVLSADRPKHLIDVGDGQTIKQKNVYGEHVLYSANLKLDLKDKEQKSTDDELPIMRSIENKLERFLGLQKDIQSHNESEIHDAITISRLKSGPVHINVPFDEPLYETVDELSINPKPFSIADRTEKIDDFEIKSLLDVWHSAKRKMILVGVLQPNSIEEQWLRELADDDSILVFTETTSNLHHPDFFPGIDKMIAPLNEEEFQSLQPDILLTFGGMIVSKKIKAFLRQYKPEDHWHVDLFNANDTFFCLDKHIKLTPNTFLKTFLPQVTHHTKSDYKTNWLKVRQKRRKLQDDYLKTIPFSDFTVFNTLLKSVPKQSQLQLGNSSAIRYAQLFQLRKNIAVFCNRGTSGIDGSTSTAIGAALANTQRTTFITGDLSFFYDSNALWNNYIPKNFRIIVINNEGGGIFRILPGHKNTENFDTYFETKHHLTAKQLCEMYGFEYSIASDEKSLDEALEKFYNGSKKPKLLEVFTPSDTNDKVLLDYFKFIK from the coding sequence ATGAAATACTCTAAAATTCCCTTATCCCAAACGGTTGTTACGTTATGCAAAACGCATAATGTAAAGCATATAATTATTTCGCCAGGAAGCCGAAATGCACCATTAACCATAGGTTTTACGCACGATGAATTTTTCAACTGCTATAGTATAGTAGACGAGCGCTGTGCTGCTTTTTTTGCACTTGGTATCGCGCAACAATTACAAGAGCCAGTAGCGTTAGTTTGTACTTCTGGTAGTGCGTTACTTAATTATTATCCTGCAATTTCTGAAGCGTATTACAGCAATATTCCATTATTGGTTTTATCTGCAGATAGACCAAAACATTTAATAGATGTAGGAGATGGACAAACCATAAAACAGAAAAATGTTTATGGAGAACACGTCTTGTATAGTGCAAATCTAAAGTTAGATTTAAAAGATAAAGAGCAAAAGTCTACAGACGATGAGTTGCCAATAATGCGAAGTATAGAGAATAAGTTAGAGCGATTCTTAGGATTACAAAAAGACATACAATCGCATAACGAATCTGAAATACATGATGCTATAACCATATCAAGATTAAAATCTGGACCAGTTCATATCAATGTTCCTTTTGATGAACCGCTTTATGAAACGGTAGATGAATTGAGTATTAACCCTAAACCATTTAGTATAGCAGACCGAACAGAGAAGATAGACGATTTTGAAATAAAGAGTCTGTTGGATGTTTGGCACTCAGCAAAACGAAAGATGATATTGGTTGGTGTGCTGCAACCAAACTCTATAGAAGAGCAGTGGTTACGAGAATTAGCAGATGATGATAGTATATTGGTTTTTACAGAAACCACTTCAAACTTGCACCATCCTGATTTTTTCCCAGGAATCGATAAAATGATAGCTCCACTTAACGAGGAAGAATTTCAGTCGCTACAACCAGACATTCTATTGACTTTTGGTGGTATGATAGTTTCTAAGAAGATTAAAGCTTTTTTAAGACAATACAAACCAGAAGATCATTGGCATGTAGATTTGTTTAATGCTAATGACACGTTTTTCTGTTTAGACAAACACATCAAACTAACACCTAACACGTTTTTAAAAACGTTTTTACCACAAGTAACACATCATACAAAAAGTGACTATAAAACCAATTGGTTAAAGGTGAGACAAAAGCGTAGAAAGCTTCAGGATGATTATTTGAAGACGATTCCTTTTTCAGATTTTACGGTCTTTAATACGTTGCTAAAGAGCGTTCCAAAGCAAAGTCAATTACAATTAGGTAATAGTTCTGCAATACGTTACGCACAACTATTTCAGCTCAGAAAAAATATTGCAGTGTTCTGTAATAGAGGTACAAGTGGTATAGATGGTAGTACAAGTACAGCAATTGGAGCAGCTTTAGCTAATACACAGCGCACAACATTTATTACAGGTGATTTAAGTTTCTTCTACGATAGCAATGCACTTTGGAATAATTACATTCCAAAAAACTTCAGAATCATTGTTATAAATAATGAAGGTGGCGGTATTTTTAGGATTTTACCTGGGCATAAGAATACCGAAAACTTTGATACGTATTTTGAAACCAAACATCATTTAACAGCTAAGCAACTCTGCGAAATGTATGGTTTTGAATATTCTATAGCTTCAGATGAAAAATCTTTAGATGAAGCATTGGAAAAGTTTTATAATGGTTCAAAAAAGCCAAAACTCTTAGAGGTTTTTACTCCCTCAGATACTAATGACAAGGTGCTTTTAGATTATTTTAAATTCATAAAGTAA
- a CDS encoding alpha/beta hydrolase: MNSEEKEITYKTCNSYSTLNTLTEHTKNVWFVCHGMGYLSRYFLRYFKHLNAEDNYFIAPQAPSKYYIQPKMHVGANWLTRDNTESGMKNILNYFDAVFEAENIPEDVNFIVLGYSQGVSVAMRYLAKRQLQCSQLVLHSGGIPKELTAKDFEHLSKDTKVKLIYGTEDEYLDAERIAQESQRADELFGDRLEILPFEGKHVVNVDYINDLV; this comes from the coding sequence ATGAATTCAGAAGAAAAAGAAATCACATATAAAACGTGCAACTCCTACTCTACTTTAAACACATTAACCGAACATACTAAAAACGTGTGGTTTGTGTGCCATGGTATGGGTTATCTAAGTCGTTACTTTTTACGCTATTTTAAACACCTAAATGCTGAAGACAACTATTTTATAGCTCCACAAGCACCAAGCAAATATTACATACAACCAAAAATGCATGTTGGTGCTAATTGGTTAACAAGAGATAATACCGAAAGTGGCATGAAGAACATTCTCAACTATTTTGATGCGGTGTTTGAAGCTGAAAACATTCCTGAAGATGTCAACTTTATCGTATTGGGTTACTCACAAGGCGTGAGTGTTGCTATGCGCTATTTGGCTAAACGACAATTACAATGTTCTCAGTTGGTGCTGCACTCTGGAGGTATTCCTAAAGAATTAACCGCTAAAGACTTTGAGCATCTTTCTAAAGACACTAAAGTAAAACTCATTTACGGTACCGAAGACGAATATTTAGATGCTGAACGTATAGCACAAGAGTCGCAACGTGCGGATGAGTTATTTGGTGATAGATTAGAGATTCTTCCGTTTGAAGGAAAGCATGTGGTTAATGTAGATTATATTAATGATTTGGTTTAA
- a CDS encoding metal-dependent hydrolase → MKITFYGHATLGIQIKDIHILVDPFITGNEKASEIDIEQIKADYILLTHAHQDHVLDVEAIAKRTGAIIVSNFEIVTHYQNLGFEGHPMNHGGSWDFEFGNVRYVNAIHTSSFPDGKYGGQPGGFIIEGEHKNIYIAGDTALTMDMKLIPLRTKLDLAILPIGDNFTMGVEDAILASDFLECDKVLGYHFDTFGYIEIDHDEAKRKFFEKDKDLMLLGIGESVEL, encoded by the coding sequence ATGAAAATTACATTTTACGGTCATGCCACATTGGGTATTCAGATTAAAGATATCCATATTTTAGTTGATCCTTTTATTACTGGTAATGAAAAAGCTTCAGAAATTGATATAGAGCAGATTAAAGCCGACTATATCTTATTAACACACGCACATCAAGACCATGTTTTAGATGTAGAAGCTATTGCCAAACGAACAGGAGCAATCATCGTTTCTAATTTTGAAATTGTAACCCATTATCAAAACTTAGGTTTTGAAGGTCACCCAATGAATCATGGTGGTTCGTGGGATTTTGAGTTTGGTAATGTGAGATATGTTAACGCTATTCATACATCATCTTTTCCTGATGGAAAATACGGTGGACAACCAGGTGGTTTTATTATAGAAGGCGAGCACAAAAATATATACATAGCTGGTGATACCGCATTAACTATGGATATGAAGTTGATTCCATTACGTACAAAGCTAGATTTAGCTATTTTACCAATTGGAGATAACTTTACTATGGGAGTTGAGGATGCAATCTTAGCAAGCGACTTTCTAGAGTGCGATAAAGTATTAGGTTATCACTTTGATACTTTTGGTTATATAGAAATAGACCACGATGAAGCCAAGCGCAAATTCTTTGAAAAGGATAAAGATTTAATGCTGTTAGGTATCGGTGAGAGTGTAGAGTTGTAA
- a CDS encoding S41 family peptidase, giving the protein MKKCLIILLLMFLLGCKNSKNDVLSNDVQIQNNNISQQSISLVLKENADLTINERIELYRTLKRNEADAYNFENKDEITMYGYGLLWDNKPGEALEVFKLIVEQFPDWYNAYDSLGEAYFNLGEMDLAIKNYKKSLAMNPDNFNAEDMIARINFPNKKPINPSEKFAKIFPVEDYKADLDQLANKLLEVHPNALKFISKANFWKTVNEKKAAINENTTYAEFSWYCREIISSINCSHTSNNFSQDWDAMPIQLLFPLDVRWINERLYVIDGCTNANKVAVKDEITKINGLPVEDIVSEIYKHIPSQGHIETYKRHKFNYWATAMIPYALNFPKRFSIQIKEQKTPIILNALDAYPSFKEPFAKPCPDNLCLDFEYDKIAVLTISSFNYYPWNNLSEFENFIDDSFQKINQNKTENLIIDLRFNGGGSAESSIHLLKYLIGKPFAYFLNIDAETEEIMHQPFKKTYKGKLYFLIDGNGNSTTGHFMAMTKYHNLGTVIGEELGSNHFCTAGQTVLRLKYTKYQYYAANTTSQVAVKGLDDSKGILPDYEVIQPINDYLNNQDSVKEFTFKLIQNQ; this is encoded by the coding sequence ATGAAAAAATGTCTTATCATCTTATTATTAATGTTTCTTCTTGGGTGTAAGAACTCAAAAAATGATGTCTTATCTAATGATGTTCAAATTCAAAATAATAATATATCTCAGCAGTCGATAAGTCTAGTTTTAAAAGAGAATGCAGATCTAACGATTAATGAAAGAATAGAACTATACAGAACTCTAAAACGTAATGAAGCAGATGCCTACAATTTTGAAAACAAGGACGAAATTACAATGTATGGTTACGGATTGCTTTGGGACAATAAACCAGGTGAAGCTTTAGAGGTTTTTAAGTTGATTGTAGAGCAATTTCCTGATTGGTATAACGCTTACGATAGTTTGGGTGAAGCATATTTCAATCTGGGTGAAATGGATTTAGCCATTAAAAATTATAAAAAATCCTTAGCAATGAATCCAGATAACTTTAATGCTGAGGATATGATAGCTCGCATTAATTTTCCGAATAAAAAACCAATAAATCCTTCAGAAAAATTTGCAAAAATATTTCCTGTTGAAGATTACAAAGCCGATTTAGATCAATTGGCTAATAAGTTATTAGAGGTTCATCCCAATGCATTAAAATTTATTTCTAAAGCCAATTTTTGGAAAACGGTAAACGAAAAGAAAGCTGCCATAAACGAAAATACAACCTATGCTGAGTTTTCTTGGTATTGTCGTGAGATTATTTCAAGTATCAACTGTTCGCATACATCTAACAATTTCTCGCAAGATTGGGATGCTATGCCAATACAATTGTTGTTTCCTTTAGATGTAAGGTGGATTAACGAACGACTGTATGTCATTGATGGTTGTACCAATGCCAATAAGGTTGCCGTAAAAGATGAAATCACTAAAATTAACGGATTGCCAGTTGAGGATATTGTTTCAGAAATTTACAAACATATTCCGTCTCAAGGTCATATAGAGACTTATAAACGTCATAAATTTAATTATTGGGCAACAGCCATGATTCCGTATGCGTTGAATTTTCCAAAACGCTTCTCAATTCAAATAAAAGAACAAAAAACACCAATTATCTTGAACGCTTTAGATGCTTATCCAAGCTTTAAAGAACCTTTTGCCAAACCTTGTCCAGATAATTTATGTCTCGATTTTGAGTATGATAAAATCGCTGTATTAACCATTTCGAGCTTTAATTATTATCCTTGGAATAACCTTAGCGAGTTTGAAAATTTTATTGATGATAGTTTTCAAAAAATAAACCAAAATAAGACTGAAAACCTTATTATAGACTTGCGTTTTAATGGAGGAGGCTCAGCAGAATCAAGTATTCACTTACTAAAATATTTAATAGGCAAACCATTTGCTTACTTCTTAAATATAGATGCAGAAACAGAAGAAATTATGCATCAACCCTTTAAGAAAACTTACAAAGGGAAACTCTATTTTTTAATTGATGGTAATGGCAATTCTACTACAGGTCACTTTATGGCAATGACAAAGTACCACAATCTTGGTACTGTTATAGGCGAAGAATTAGGATCTAATCACTTTTGTACGGCTGGCCAAACAGTTTTAAGATTAAAGTATACAAAGTATCAATATTACGCAGCAAATACGACATCTCAAGTAGCTGTTAAGGGACTAGATGATAGTAAAGGTATACTTCCAGATTATGAAGTAATACAACCTATAAACGATTATCTCAATAATCAAGATTCTGTCAAGGAATTTACTTTTAAACTTATTCAAAATCAATAA
- the menA gene encoding 1,4-dihydroxy-2-naphthoate octaprenyltransferase, with protein sequence MKKIKPWLSAMRLRTLPLSVSGIILGTCFAIYNGHFSWWVLVLAILTTISLQILSNLANDYGDGVKGTDNDDRVGPKRAIQSGIITPDEMLDAIKFNIVVVIILTLSLIMAAFGPTNFLFLLLFVFLGGLSVYAALNYTMGDSPYGYRALGDVFVFIFFGLISTLGSYLLYMHTIDHVVLLPAIALGLLSVGVLNLNNMRDIDADANVGKITIAVKLGISRAKRYHYFLITGAMLASVVFSIFYYVENSYNFLYLIAFIPLLIHLKKIKAAKEPDDFDSQLKVLALSTFLFALLLGVGYVLY encoded by the coding sequence ATGAAAAAAATTAAACCTTGGCTTTCTGCCATGAGGCTTAGAACCTTGCCGCTCTCTGTTTCTGGAATTATTTTAGGAACTTGCTTTGCTATCTATAATGGGCACTTTAGTTGGTGGGTTTTGGTATTAGCCATCTTAACAACTATAAGTCTTCAAATACTATCTAATTTAGCAAATGATTATGGCGATGGTGTTAAAGGTACCGATAATGATGATAGAGTAGGACCAAAAAGAGCCATACAAAGTGGTATCATTACACCAGACGAAATGCTAGATGCCATTAAGTTTAATATAGTGGTAGTTATTATACTCACATTGTCATTAATTATGGCTGCTTTCGGTCCAACCAATTTCTTATTCTTATTGCTCTTTGTTTTTTTGGGAGGTCTATCAGTTTACGCGGCTCTAAATTATACCATGGGAGATTCACCTTACGGTTACAGAGCATTAGGAGATGTTTTTGTATTTATATTTTTTGGGCTAATAAGTACTTTGGGTAGTTATTTACTCTATATGCATACCATAGATCACGTTGTTTTATTGCCTGCTATAGCCTTAGGGTTATTAAGTGTAGGCGTTTTAAATCTAAATAACATGAGAGACATTGATGCAGATGCCAATGTTGGTAAAATTACAATAGCCGTAAAGTTGGGCATTAGTAGAGCTAAACGATACCACTATTTTCTCATAACTGGAGCGATGTTAGCTTCTGTAGTTTTTTCAATTTTTTATTACGTAGAAAACTCGTATAATTTTCTGTATTTGATAGCTTTTATTCCATTATTAATTCACCTTAAAAAAATAAAAGCAGCAAAAGAACCTGACGATTTTGATAGTCAATTAAAAGTATTGGCATTATCTACATTTCTTTTCGCATTATTGTTAGGTGTTGGGTATGTTTTGTATTAA